A stretch of DNA from Brassica napus cultivar Da-Ae unplaced genomic scaffold, Da-Ae ScsIHWf_1921;HRSCAF=2565, whole genome shotgun sequence:
GTCTCCACTACTGTCTTTATGATCATACGTTGAATCAAATCTCCATCCTTGCTTCGCAGCTAATCTCCCATAGTAATGTATTGCAACCTAACACttcccaataaaaaaaaaatataaaaaatcattttctttttgataaatcTATAATTTACAAAGCGCAGACCTGATCTCCTTCAATGGGGACTTCACCGTCGCCGATTCGGAGGTCGAGACTCTTAACTCCGCCGGAGTTAGGGATTTCAGAGAACTCAGCTCGTGCCGGAGAAGAGAAGTAACCGGAGGAGATGATGGAAGACGCGACGGCGATAATGGATAGAGATATTTCTCTTCTAGATGCTGATACTGACGGCGATGACGTCGCGGGAGAATGAGATGCGGAGATGGTGATGGATGGTGGAGATGCGAAATGGACGGTGTCGATGAAAGGTGCACGCGCGAAGCACcgaatcattttctttttatccTCTTATTAAATACGAGATGGAAATGAAGGGCACGGCACATATTCTCTCTCTAGCTGTGTGGAGTTGTGTAGACGTCACAGTCCAAAGTGGATGGAATGTGATAGGATTAGGATTAACGAAGGTTGCAGCAAAACTAGTGGACACaagaattatataaaaaatgaaattctttctttattttgttaaatgTAAAATctgtatatctatattttatattgcaATGTttaaatatgtacatatatgtaaCTTTTATATAGTAATGTCCtcgaaaaaaaatcatttacttCCTCCGTATCAATTTAAATCgtgtttaataattttgttttccatgatgtttttattgttctagataaaatttaatatcatttgaaatatataaccaatttaaaaatgctatattttttattggttgaactaatttatttaatgcTACTTTTATGTAATTAAGacaaattacataaaatttagtattttcttaatttttgtgtaaaaccttaaaacccacagaaaaaatatatagcAATGCAGgaatatctttctttttcttgtgcacttttataacaaaattgaatGGATTATAGAGTAATGGAGTCAGCAATCTACTGGTAAAGTCTCAGACTCCAAAGGTATTTCATAACACATGCACAGTTTGATTTAGGCTAGCTAATGGACAtgtaaatttatctttttgtaacaaaatttatcTCTCTTTTCAGATTTAGTGTGTTCAAAGATAACTGTTTTTACTGTAAAATGGATAAAAATTAGTAGAAAATGTGTTTGGATTAATTTCCCTATGGCTAAATTGTAAGTTTTGTAACACTTTgtaacataaaatttatttaatgaagTTCTCCCAGACATGAGACAAGAATAAGAAACAGCAATAGAAAATACATTTCTGAACTCTTTTTCAGATTAAAGAAACGTTTgttaaaatgaatttaaaacaaagttaaaaattgtatcagactgaaaaaatagttttctctttctttttgttctttcgTAATCTTCTGTTATATAAACACTATGccaaaaactttataaaaaatctaATGTTAACCAAATCAAAAGAAAGACTGCAAACTTGTTGAACAGCTAGAAGCCTAGAAGTCTCTTATGTACCTAGCTCTAGAgctcataaataaattttgatttacaGTATTAGTGCTCTCCAATATACCACTTACTTTTAAGCACTAGTGTTGAGCTAAGTAGTATATATTCCTAAACAAAGAACTAGATAATATTCTTTATATTGACATGTTAGAATATATTCATTCGATCTACAGAAAACTCCatcagttatatttttaaagttaaaaggCCAACGATTTTAAAtgattattaattttcaaaaactcgACCCTTTTTAGTTCAATGTATATTAATATTGACTATACTACcgtaattttaaattaaaatattttaatcatttgatAATCG
This window harbors:
- the LOC125599603 gene encoding peptidyl-prolyl cis-trans isomerase FKBP17-1, chloroplastic-like, which translates into the protein MIRCFARAPFIDTVHFASPPSITISASHSPATSSPSVSASRREISLSIIAVASSIISSGYFSSPARAEFSEIPNSGGVKSLDLRIGDGEVPIEGDQVAIHYYGRLAAKQGWRFDSTYDHKDSSGDSVPFTFILGSTNVIPGIETAVRSMKVGGIRRVVIPPSQGYQNTSQEPLPPNFFDRQRLFTTIFNPTRLANGEGSTLGTLVFDIELVSTRRPNR